The following nucleotide sequence is from Nitrosopumilus adriaticus.
TTTTCAATCTCATTTTTTTCATCAGTCATATGAACTCCATATAGACATAATCTTAATTAAATTTTCAAGCAATAGATGTAATCACTAGTTATCTTTTTTAATTAAAGTTGCAGTAGAGCGGACATTTTTCATCTTTTGGATATTCCATGAAACAATCTCACGTACTTTTTCAAAATTCTCAGCTTGTAATTTTACCATCATGTCATGAGTTCCAATTGTTTCAAAGACATCGACAACTTGCTCTATCTGTTTTAGTTCTTCAATAATTTGTTCTTCAGAACCCAATTCGCAATTTAGCATAACATAAGCATCAGTCATGAATCTAACAGTTAGTTATGATTATTTAAAGATAATAATTTTAGGCAGTCCTACCACACAACATGAACCAGATCTTTGAGATTTCTTCTGGGTTTGGGGAACTTTGTTTGCTCAGGATATCCAATACACAAAACAGATGATGGAGTATGTTCTGTTCCAATAATATCCATTACTTTTTTCTCATCAAACATCCCAATCCAAATTGAACTTAATCCTAATGCTTGAGCGGCAAGCTGAGAATAGCCTGCAGCCAATGTGGCATCCTGAATTGCAAATTTAGCTAAAATATCATCAGGAAAGTCAAATTTTACTCTTGAAGGATTTTTGCAAAAAACCAAAACTACAGGGGCATTAACATAGGGTTGTTTGTTACATGCCTCAACTAGAAGTTTTTTCTTTTCAGGACTTTTTACGTAGAATATTTCAAATCCCTGAAAGTTACCAGCAGTAGGTGCAGTATCAGCTGCTGC
It contains:
- a CDS encoding Lrp/AsnC ligand binding domain-containing protein, with the protein product MTDAYVMLNCELGSEEQIIEELKQIEQVVDVFETIGTHDMMVKLQAENFEKVREIVSWNIQKMKNVRSTATLIKKDN
- a CDS encoding nitroreductase family protein, producing the protein MDSEKKEEKIFPLGYEPSDIPVSDNPNVRNQLLDFILQSAPTEVVDTDLFAVMAKRRSTRKFSDKPVETTKIDKVIAAADTAPTAGNFQGFEIFYVKSPEKKKLLVEACNKQPYVNAPVVLVFCKNPSRVKFDFPDDILAKFAIQDATLAAGYSQLAAQALGLSSIWIGMFDEKKVMDIIGTEHTPSSVLCIGYPEQTKFPKPRRNLKDLVHVVW